From a region of the Odoribacter splanchnicus DSM 20712 genome:
- a CDS encoding type II toxin-antitoxin system HipA family toxin → MVQSLKVILGDEEIGRLAWDVRRRLSYFMYNPAFLKKGLNISPLAAPVDGVRGLTPIWGEDAKIYQKLPAFLADSLPDAWGNQLFELWRQQNHLSNADITPLDKLSFIGKRGMGALEFLPDVSRERKAEKIDIKSLANLAERIFSERENTRILPEESVTMQSLLTVGTSAGGRQPKAIVAINRKNGEVRSGQISGLEEFDYYLIKFGNSQYSSAELEMSYYELATMAGINMMPSKLYQVDGNNHFMTKRFDRNNGKKIHTQTLAAISPDADSYEQLITVCRKLHLPETDCYEVFRRMVFNVLANNTDDHNKNFSFVMSEDGIWRLSPAYDVTYIFDNGGFLPNEDHCMYIRAKLRDITRDDVIQFAKDNGIRRPDAIIRDIVSAIKQFRTVATKYGVAEQWVGRIENTIVNHLKSWGELEEIAPEICEFVINGHIIKNIRMEQAYKGNFHLLAEIDGHERKFVIGKNREEFSLIESMGTANLSSNQLKNMVEKYFKY, encoded by the coding sequence ATGGTACAGTCGTTAAAAGTAATCCTTGGAGATGAGGAAATTGGTCGATTGGCATGGGATGTCAGGCGTAGGTTATCCTATTTTATGTATAATCCGGCTTTCTTGAAAAAAGGTCTTAACATTTCTCCATTGGCGGCACCGGTTGATGGAGTGAGAGGACTTACACCTATATGGGGAGAAGATGCCAAGATTTATCAAAAATTACCGGCATTTTTAGCCGATTCGTTGCCTGATGCATGGGGTAATCAACTTTTTGAATTATGGCGTCAACAGAACCACTTGTCAAACGCAGATATTACTCCCCTTGACAAACTCTCATTTATAGGAAAACGCGGAATGGGAGCTTTGGAATTTTTGCCTGATGTTTCAAGAGAGCGTAAGGCTGAAAAAATAGATATCAAATCATTGGCAAATTTAGCTGAGCGTATATTTTCAGAGAGAGAAAATACCAGAATCCTACCCGAAGAGTCGGTAACAATGCAATCATTACTTACGGTTGGTACTTCAGCCGGCGGGCGTCAACCGAAGGCAATTGTTGCCATCAATCGAAAGAATGGAGAGGTTCGTAGCGGACAGATTTCCGGATTAGAGGAATTTGATTACTATCTGATTAAATTTGGTAATTCTCAATACAGTTCGGCAGAATTGGAGATGTCTTACTATGAACTTGCTACAATGGCAGGGATAAATATGATGCCTTCAAAACTCTATCAGGTAGACGGGAATAACCATTTTATGACAAAACGCTTTGACCGTAATAATGGGAAAAAGATTCATACACAAACTTTGGCCGCAATTAGTCCCGATGCGGACAGTTATGAACAATTGATTACAGTATGTCGGAAGCTTCACCTGCCAGAAACAGACTGTTATGAGGTATTTCGCAGGATGGTCTTTAATGTATTGGCAAACAATACAGATGATCACAATAAGAATTTTTCATTCGTTATGAGCGAGGATGGTATTTGGCGTCTGTCTCCTGCATACGATGTAACTTATATATTTGACAATGGAGGATTCTTACCTAATGAAGATCATTGCATGTATATTAGGGCAAAACTTAGGGATATAACACGTGATGATGTTATTCAATTTGCTAAAGATAATGGAATACGTAGACCTGATGCAATAATACGTGATATAGTTAGTGCCATAAAACAATTTCGTACGGTTGCTACTAAATATGGCGTTGCGGAACAATGGGTAGGACGTATTGAAAACACTATAGTTAACCATCTGAAATCATGGGGAGAGTTAGAGGAAATAGCCCCTGAAATATGCGAATTTGTCATAAACGGACATATTATAAAGAATATCCGTATGGAGCAGGCATATAAGGGGAATTTCCATTTGCTTGCTGAAATAGACGGTCATGAACGTAAGTTTGTTATTGGTAAGAATAGAGAAGAATTTTCACTTATTGAATCAATGGGTACAGCAAACCTGTCATCGAATCAGCTTAAGAATATGGTTGAGAAGTATTTTAAGTATTGA
- a CDS encoding helix-turn-helix domain-containing protein produces MVDFYEYSTPELVRLLGNRFKEYRIRCNLTQKDVSEQSGIGLTTIHKFENGTVGNISLSTFIVLLKVVGQINTIDNLLPELPESPYLMRRDDKKVQRVRHSK; encoded by the coding sequence ATGGTAGATTTCTATGAATATTCCACACCAGAGCTTGTAAGGCTATTAGGTAACAGATTTAAAGAATATAGAATTCGTTGCAATCTTACTCAGAAAGATGTTTCTGAGCAATCCGGTATTGGACTTACAACCATCCACAAATTCGAGAATGGTACAGTTGGCAATATTTCATTGTCAACATTTATTGTGTTGTTGAAAGTGGTCGGGCAGATTAACACTATAGACAATCTTCTTCCGGAATTGCCCGAATCTCCTTACCTGATGCGTAGGGATGATAAAAAGGTACAGCGTGTCAGACACTCTAAATAG
- a CDS encoding protein-disulfide reductase DsbD domain-containing protein, whose protein sequence is MKKNLLLIGLFLCSYYWGWGNVKKSDLKVLYVGGSADIASGYGVEVDAAVLQKSINERKAAFEEMLKQYFISVTSVDAKDYYAKMSDDYDVTVMDGRPAAISPERRIKNENGEVVKYVRAGYLPADFDRPMLLIGELGDIVGRSIGLKTDWYCLCLDAHAHHFRTEHPIFHKPFPVKMTTEMRPTPPDAYHYAYYYDGTIPDSILMWRVQTRGYQTDEGFRIGMVARPWGFEDSPDAEYISSGVCAKTLNAVAIGRHGNFLHWGFAASPKYMTEEAKTVLANAIVYISQFAGETPIARKYNDRIATKEYIKEVAYLSTLTAWKERVKSDKEWEAGMLMEQKKALEKLAKGNILSGIEKDALAFKPQKPMSYEDFLKRYQKRLFEKLGMDEVAYARYYKDNYDYFYGGEGMYNLVVDEDVKSLGIPNNDIRLLDKTISMLEHGEEVDKAKRILKRYTLCRFSTAQEWRDWLTANRDKIFFTEAGGWLYLVNTRDKNIPGNDYQVKEQQEEEKKSELTTDDKNPVAIEAAVENLPNGNKCIAVRVKIYTNYHIYAKVATIDPYIPTELKIELPQGYQKEGELQRPSFKALNDAGTTIYEDEVVFKQEIKGIGTGKVSCIMTYQCCDNHICFPPMEKKIVLDLNK, encoded by the coding sequence ATGAAAAAGAATTTGTTGCTTATCGGGTTATTTCTCTGTTCTTACTACTGGGGATGGGGTAATGTGAAAAAAAGTGATTTGAAGGTTTTGTATGTAGGAGGTTCGGCAGATATCGCAAGCGGTTATGGCGTAGAAGTAGATGCTGCAGTGTTGCAGAAAAGCATAAATGAGCGTAAGGCAGCTTTTGAAGAGATGCTGAAGCAGTATTTTATATCTGTGACGTCTGTGGATGCCAAGGACTACTATGCAAAAATGTCGGATGATTATGATGTGACTGTAATGGACGGAAGACCCGCTGCCATTTCTCCTGAGCGGAGGATCAAGAATGAAAATGGAGAAGTTGTAAAATATGTGCGTGCAGGTTATTTGCCTGCAGATTTTGACAGGCCAATGCTTTTGATTGGAGAGTTGGGGGATATTGTGGGGCGTTCCATTGGTTTGAAGACAGATTGGTATTGTTTGTGTTTGGATGCACACGCTCATCATTTTAGAACAGAACATCCCATATTCCATAAGCCTTTTCCAGTGAAGATGACTACGGAAATGCGCCCGACACCTCCGGATGCTTATCACTATGCTTATTATTATGATGGTACAATCCCAGACTCCATTTTGATGTGGAGGGTGCAGACCAGAGGATATCAGACGGACGAAGGCTTCCGGATTGGCATGGTGGCTCGCCCTTGGGGATTTGAAGATTCTCCGGATGCAGAGTATATATCTAGTGGTGTGTGTGCCAAAACATTGAATGCTGTAGCGATTGGTCGGCATGGAAATTTTCTGCATTGGGGTTTCGCGGCCTCTCCGAAATATATGACCGAGGAGGCAAAGACTGTGCTGGCAAATGCTATTGTCTATATTTCGCAATTTGCCGGGGAGACACCCATTGCACGCAAGTACAATGATCGGATTGCAACTAAAGAGTATATAAAAGAGGTGGCTTACCTTTCTACTCTTACAGCATGGAAAGAACGTGTAAAATCTGATAAAGAGTGGGAGGCAGGCATGTTAATGGAGCAGAAAAAAGCTTTGGAGAAGCTGGCAAAAGGGAACATATTGTCAGGTATAGAGAAGGATGCTTTGGCATTTAAGCCCCAAAAACCAATGTCTTATGAAGATTTCTTGAAACGTTATCAAAAAAGACTTTTTGAAAAATTAGGTATGGATGAGGTTGCTTATGCACGATACTATAAGGATAATTATGATTATTTCTATGGAGGGGAAGGTATGTATAATCTGGTGGTGGACGAAGATGTGAAGAGTCTGGGTATCCCAAACAATGATATTCGTTTGTTGGATAAGACGATTTCCATGTTGGAGCATGGCGAGGAAGTTGATAAGGCTAAGAGAATTCTGAAACGTTATACTCTGTGTCGTTTTAGTACAGCACAAGAGTGGCGTGATTGGTTGACTGCCAATCGTGACAAAATATTTTTTACAGAGGCTGGAGGATGGCTCTATCTGGTCAATACCCGTGATAAGAATATCCCTGGTAATGATTATCAGGTAAAAGAGCAACAGGAAGAAGAGAAAAAATCAGAATTGACAACGGATGATAAGAATCCTGTGGCAATAGAGGCTGCTGTTGAAAACTTGCCGAATGGGAATAAATGCATTGCAGTGCGAGTGAAAATTTATACGAATTATCACATATATGCTAAAGTAGCAACGATTGACCCTTATATACCTACAGAGTTGAAGATAGAGTTGCCTCAAGGATACCAGAAAGAGGGCGAATTGCAACGGCCTTCGTTTAAAGCATTGAACGATGCCGGAACCACTATTTATGAGGATGAGGTGGTTTTCAAACAGGAGATAAAAGGAATAGGTACAGGAAAAGTCAGTTGTATAATGACCTACCAATGCTGTGATAATCATATTTGTTTCCCGCCTATGGAGAAAAAAATAGTGCTGGATTTGAATAAGTAG
- a CDS encoding RagB/SusD family nutrient uptake outer membrane protein, translating to MKKGNKYILWFMSLCLLGMISCNDFLEMKPSKTSSLVPTTLEHLETLLNNYSSFYQEANRTAIYSTDDYGLYKEIYDAKSNAYGIAGVEFATWDTEFLPDDTRENFWANEYKKIFIANMVLEYLGKVTGDEEQKKILEAEAHLIKAYSYWILVNTYCLPYTEANKGELGLVLKNSVSFDEPTIRVTLEETYQAIESELTGALKLQNSLEMVNNKYRTWRGSKPAANAFAARYYLSINNYGEALKYAENALAEHNVLMNYNTDMRYSANKSEVTINVGLPNQEKVEIMYPYTHDNQIDMTDMLEWKEFYYFRMLNHESWWYLPSKDLLALYDKDYDLRYKYHIVENYSYDRGLTTPAYEWPGYIFFFKDRVPSGMTVAEMILTKAECQARQGLFQEAMNTVNILRAKRMDVSAPADVINLTAHSKEEAIRKILEERRREMPFNMRWYDLRRLNNNEDASDDVVIKREFYPYNNATILGKEAVKTYTLDKNSRRYAAPIHNTEIESSLGLIKQNTY from the coding sequence ATGAAAAAAGGAAATAAATATATATTGTGGTTCATGTCGCTTTGTTTGTTGGGTATGATATCTTGCAATGATTTCCTAGAGATGAAGCCGTCAAAGACCAGTTCATTGGTACCTACAACGTTGGAACATCTGGAAACATTGTTGAACAATTATAGTAGTTTTTATCAAGAAGCAAATCGTACGGCAATTTATAGTACAGATGATTATGGCCTTTATAAAGAAATATATGATGCAAAATCCAACGCATATGGTATTGCTGGCGTAGAATTTGCGACATGGGATACGGAATTTTTGCCGGATGACACAAGAGAAAATTTTTGGGCAAACGAATATAAGAAGATTTTTATTGCTAATATGGTGTTGGAGTATTTGGGAAAGGTAACTGGAGATGAGGAACAGAAAAAAATATTGGAGGCTGAAGCACATCTGATTAAAGCATATAGTTATTGGATTTTGGTAAATACCTATTGTTTGCCTTATACTGAAGCTAATAAAGGAGAGTTAGGGTTAGTATTGAAAAATTCAGTCAGTTTTGACGAACCAACAATCAGGGTCACTTTGGAGGAAACTTATCAGGCTATTGAATCAGAACTGACCGGCGCACTGAAGTTGCAGAATTCGCTTGAAATGGTGAATAACAAATATCGTACTTGGCGTGGTAGCAAGCCTGCAGCAAATGCTTTTGCTGCCCGATATTATTTGTCGATTAATAATTATGGCGAAGCATTGAAGTATGCAGAAAATGCTTTGGCGGAACACAATGTCCTGATGAATTACAATACCGACATGAGATATAGTGCGAACAAATCTGAGGTGACTATCAATGTTGGATTGCCTAATCAGGAAAAGGTAGAGATAATGTATCCGTATACACACGACAATCAAATTGATATGACGGATATGTTGGAGTGGAAGGAGTTTTATTATTTCAGAATGTTGAATCATGAATCTTGGTGGTATCTGCCGAGCAAGGATTTGTTGGCACTGTATGATAAGGATTATGATTTGCGTTATAAATATCACATAGTGGAAAATTATTCTTATGATAGAGGATTGACAACACCGGCTTATGAATGGCCTGGTTATATCTTCTTTTTTAAAGATAGAGTTCCTTCTGGAATGACTGTAGCCGAGATGATTTTGACTAAAGCAGAGTGTCAGGCCCGACAGGGGCTGTTTCAAGAAGCGATGAATACTGTAAATATTTTAAGAGCCAAACGTATGGATGTAAGTGCTCCTGCTGACGTGATTAATTTGACAGCACATTCTAAAGAAGAGGCTATCCGTAAGATTTTGGAAGAGCGTCGTCGAGAAATGCCTTTTAATATGCGTTGGTATGATCTTCGGCGACTTAATAATAATGAAGATGCAAGCGATGATGTGGTGATTAAAAGAGAGTTTTATCCGTATAACAATGCGACTATTTTAGGAAAAGAAGCAGTAAAGACTTATACGTTGGATAAGAATTCGCGCCGATATGCAGCTCCAATACATAATACGGAAATAGAAAGTAGTTTGGGATTAATTAAGCAGAACACCTATTGA
- a CDS encoding SusC/RagA family TonB-linked outer membrane protein, whose amino-acid sequence MKKRWLKNTILWEKIWLKKMFWRMNYLACFLLLGVLSVSAEVYSQEGMISLKMKDVSLVEVFNEITRKTGYDFLYNYDVVQHKGNVSVNAKTVQLKTLLRDLLSSKDLEYEFKDDVIIVRNRTDEFVQVIPQSVKKRTVVGTVKDSKGEPIPGASIIVKGTQTGVATDIDGKFEIRVDDVAGVIFQISFVGMKNKEVKLGTSNVLNVVLESDTKALEEVIVTGYQTISRERATGAFDIVSVAQITKPTSDIATRLIGTTAGVQNRLDSNGKLVFEIRGQTSLNTDNARPLVVVDGFAVEDEFSSINPNDVESITILKDAAAASIWGARSANGVIVVTTKKGKQETTKGARVNVSAFAKISRKLDLDTYRPFASSADVVDYEQRGFSTNFFGGPWSPIDDSYTNAQSGYSQAVVAMNEHRLGFISESDMNKVLEKLKMQDNKSQIKKYLLQLPVTQQYNVNISGVTDRMTNMLSLMYENEKNNFKENNTDRFLVNYRTNVKLFKWLDFNFSGMLQYNEIDNSGSRNGILGLFPYDMLVGENGERISVPHNYYMPILERHVPMEKFPYADWTYNPITEIENQKLMTKQLNARIQTGLVVSLWKGLSLDSKIQYEMYNTNIENIYNDKTFYVRSTVNQASTWDHKIDKITANLPVGGIKEMSKEEIRAYSFRNQLNFNYTFADKHDVSVIVGTEVNQRVKQTTSYPLTYGYDDDRLTVGLFPNGPTKTKNWMGWSQTFNYTNAFSYTTDRYFSLFGNASYTFDGKYTASGSIRTDASNLITDDPKYRYAPFWSVGLGWQIGKENFMKDFAWLDRLNIRVTYGYNGNVDKSTSFRPLISVSATQNTYTHEITSSVSSFGNPSLRWEKTGTWDVGVDYSFWGGKLCGKLDVYNKQGKDLITSMTIPAVNGTKSQKLNTAKMANRGLELEVGSTLSILGADITWTGSLNFSYNKNKIISLYKATYNAYDLYGGGTSAYVEGHNSNSLWTFKYAGVVNKGTDDNPNWQPVVQGAGEDLYDFTTWTPGDGRDYMLDMGTKVAPYTLGYSNTFKIFDFDLSFIITGKFGHKFKRCSFNYPSMSGGSAKPNKMYKEVLEADPMKMIPIPFDKEEPRYYFWDRFYPYMDYLVESASHIRIQEVNITYNMPSRWLSKIGIASFQIYARAPRMVA is encoded by the coding sequence ATGAAAAAAAGATGGTTAAAGAATACCATATTGTGGGAAAAGATATGGTTAAAAAAAATGTTTTGGCGTATGAATTATCTGGCTTGTTTTTTATTGCTCGGAGTACTTTCAGTCTCAGCTGAAGTCTATTCCCAAGAGGGTATGATTAGCTTGAAAATGAAGGATGTTTCTCTTGTGGAAGTATTCAATGAAATTACACGAAAGACAGGTTATGATTTTTTGTATAATTATGATGTAGTGCAGCATAAAGGGAATGTGAGCGTAAACGCTAAAACAGTTCAATTAAAGACTTTGTTGAGAGACCTATTATCAAGCAAAGATTTAGAATATGAGTTTAAGGATGATGTGATTATCGTGCGTAATCGTACAGACGAGTTTGTGCAAGTAATTCCGCAGTCGGTGAAAAAACGCACGGTAGTCGGAACGGTAAAAGATAGCAAGGGTGAACCGATTCCTGGAGCTTCTATTATTGTGAAAGGAACCCAGACCGGTGTAGCCACGGATATCGATGGTAAATTTGAAATTCGAGTGGATGACGTTGCAGGAGTAATCTTTCAGATTTCTTTTGTTGGAATGAAAAACAAAGAAGTGAAATTGGGTACTTCTAATGTATTGAATGTTGTGTTGGAGAGTGACACCAAAGCTTTGGAAGAAGTAATTGTTACCGGTTATCAGACGATTTCTCGCGAACGTGCGACCGGAGCGTTTGATATTGTGTCTGTTGCCCAGATTACTAAGCCGACCTCGGATATTGCGACTCGTTTGATTGGAACAACAGCTGGAGTGCAGAATCGTCTGGATAGCAACGGTAAGTTGGTGTTCGAGATTCGTGGCCAGACCAGTTTGAACACAGATAATGCACGTCCGTTAGTGGTTGTTGATGGATTTGCTGTAGAAGATGAATTTAGCTCTATAAACCCTAATGATGTGGAGAGTATTACAATTTTGAAAGATGCAGCAGCCGCTTCTATTTGGGGGGCACGTTCAGCTAATGGTGTGATTGTAGTTACAACTAAGAAAGGTAAACAGGAAACTACTAAAGGGGCTCGTGTGAATGTTTCGGCTTTTGCAAAGATTTCTCGTAAATTGGATTTAGATACTTATCGTCCATTTGCTTCTTCTGCCGACGTGGTGGATTATGAACAGAGAGGTTTTTCAACGAATTTTTTTGGTGGCCCATGGAGTCCAATTGATGATAGTTATACAAATGCACAGAGTGGATATTCTCAGGCTGTAGTTGCCATGAATGAACACCGCTTAGGCTTTATAAGCGAGAGTGACATGAACAAAGTGCTGGAAAAACTGAAAATGCAAGACAATAAGAGTCAGATAAAAAAATATTTGCTACAGCTTCCTGTAACTCAGCAATATAATGTGAATATATCTGGAGTAACAGATCGAATGACTAATATGTTGTCGTTGATGTATGAAAACGAAAAGAATAATTTTAAGGAAAACAATACAGACCGCTTTTTAGTGAATTACAGAACTAATGTAAAACTTTTCAAATGGCTGGATTTCAATTTTTCAGGAATGTTACAATATAACGAGATTGACAATAGCGGATCCCGCAACGGCATTTTGGGGTTGTTTCCATACGATATGTTAGTAGGTGAAAATGGAGAGCGTATTTCTGTTCCACATAATTATTATATGCCAATATTGGAACGCCATGTGCCAATGGAAAAATTTCCATATGCAGATTGGACTTATAATCCGATTACCGAAATTGAAAATCAGAAATTGATGACAAAACAATTGAATGCAAGAATTCAGACAGGATTGGTTGTGTCATTATGGAAGGGACTTTCATTGGATTCTAAGATTCAATATGAAATGTATAATACAAATATAGAGAATATCTATAATGACAAGACTTTTTATGTACGCAGTACTGTGAATCAGGCATCTACGTGGGACCATAAAATAGATAAGATTACGGCGAATTTGCCAGTTGGCGGAATCAAAGAGATGTCAAAGGAGGAAATCAGAGCCTATAGCTTTAGAAATCAGTTGAATTTCAATTATACATTTGCCGATAAACACGACGTAAGTGTAATTGTGGGAACAGAAGTGAATCAAAGGGTAAAACAGACAACCTCTTATCCGCTCACTTACGGATACGATGATGACCGTCTGACAGTTGGTTTATTCCCTAATGGACCGACAAAAACCAAGAATTGGATGGGGTGGAGTCAGACATTCAACTATACAAATGCATTCAGTTATACAACAGACCGTTATTTTTCATTGTTTGGTAATGCATCCTATACTTTTGACGGCAAATATACTGCATCTGGAAGTATTCGTACTGATGCGTCTAATTTGATTACGGATGATCCGAAATATCGGTATGCTCCATTTTGGTCTGTCGGCTTGGGCTGGCAGATTGGAAAAGAGAATTTTATGAAGGATTTTGCTTGGTTAGATCGTTTGAATATACGGGTCACTTACGGATACAACGGTAATGTGGATAAATCAACCTCTTTCCGTCCTTTAATTAGCGTTTCTGCTACACAGAATACCTATACGCATGAAATTACCTCTAGTGTAAGTAGCTTTGGTAATCCTTCTTTAAGGTGGGAAAAAACAGGGACATGGGATGTTGGTGTGGATTATTCTTTTTGGGGAGGTAAATTGTGTGGTAAATTGGACGTTTATAACAAACAAGGTAAAGATTTGATTACTTCTATGACAATTCCGGCTGTTAATGGAACAAAATCACAGAAACTGAATACGGCAAAAATGGCAAATCGCGGTCTTGAATTGGAGGTCGGTTCAACTTTATCGATTTTGGGGGCGGATATCACATGGACAGGAAGTTTGAATTTTTCTTACAATAAAAATAAGATTATTAGTTTGTATAAAGCAACGTATAATGCATACGATCTTTATGGAGGAGGAACTTCGGCATACGTGGAAGGACATAATTCTAATAGTCTATGGACGTTTAAATATGCCGGTGTTGTGAATAAAGGTACGGACGATAATCCTAATTGGCAGCCGGTTGTGCAGGGGGCTGGCGAAGATTTATATGACTTTACAACTTGGACACCAGGTGATGGTCGGGATTATATGTTGGATATGGGAACGAAGGTGGCTCCGTATACATTGGGATACTCCAATACATTTAAGATTTTCGATTTTGATCTTTCATTTATTATTACAGGTAAATTTGGTCATAAGTTTAAACGTTGTTCTTTCAACTATCCGAGTATGTCAGGAGGTTCTGCTAAACCTAATAAAATGTATAAAGAGGTATTGGAAGCCGACCCTATGAAAATGATTCCAATTCCATTTGACAAAGAGGAACCACGCTACTATTTTTGGGATCGTTTCTATCCTTATATGGATTATCTGGTGGAAAGTGCATCGCATATCAGAATTCAGGAGGTTAATATCACTTATAACATGCCATCTCGCTGGTTGTCAAAAATTGGTATCGCCTCTTTCCAAATTTATGCACGTGCGCCCAGAATGGTCGCTTAA
- a CDS encoding FecR family protein has product MENRIWEIIAASIHGEELSPEDVSILHNWLDENKQNRDEYAGLQTFYEGNKGSLKDSINIQRAWEENCGRVKNHKMIKLRRQIVRWGYAAVVALTLGMGVLLLIEKEDEQIAKVEVVESPIVPGSPKAVLTLASGEQLDLQEEGHFVSKDSSKIRNIGNVLEYEAGVKKNNNELEYNILTIPRGGEYQLKLEDGSNVWLNAETELRFPVAFGGDERRIFLKGEAYFEVAKDAGRPFIVCADGADVTALGTEFNISTIQESGEVFTTLVNGTVRVVNEEGENCILRPEEQAVCKKGESDIGVQKVNTALYTSWKDGYYAFDKQSLGEIMRTLERWYDIHVVFVDDAEKLRFSGRVKRYEDITNLLTMIKLTNDVDFTIENRTIIVGVNKNRK; this is encoded by the coding sequence ATGGAAAATAGGATTTGGGAAATTATAGCAGCTTCAATTCATGGCGAAGAGTTATCTCCGGAAGATGTAAGTATTTTGCATAATTGGTTGGACGAGAATAAGCAGAACCGGGATGAATATGCAGGGTTGCAGACTTTCTACGAAGGAAATAAAGGTAGTCTAAAAGACTCCATAAATATACAACGAGCCTGGGAGGAAAATTGTGGTAGAGTGAAAAACCATAAAATGATAAAGCTTCGTCGGCAAATTGTACGTTGGGGATATGCGGCAGTTGTTGCATTGACACTTGGCATGGGTGTATTGTTGCTGATTGAAAAAGAAGATGAACAGATTGCAAAAGTTGAAGTTGTAGAATCGCCAATTGTACCGGGTTCTCCGAAAGCTGTATTGACTTTAGCATCAGGCGAGCAGTTGGACTTACAGGAAGAGGGACATTTTGTAAGCAAGGATAGCAGCAAAATCCGGAATATTGGGAATGTCCTTGAATATGAAGCCGGAGTCAAGAAAAATAATAATGAGTTGGAATATAATATTTTGACAATTCCTCGTGGAGGAGAATATCAATTAAAGTTGGAAGATGGCAGTAATGTGTGGCTGAATGCAGAGACGGAATTGCGTTTCCCTGTTGCCTTTGGTGGAGACGAGCGCAGAATATTTTTAAAGGGAGAAGCCTATTTTGAGGTGGCAAAAGACGCCGGACGTCCGTTTATTGTTTGTGCAGATGGAGCAGATGTGACGGCATTGGGTACTGAATTTAATATTTCAACGATACAGGAAAGCGGAGAAGTATTCACAACCTTGGTGAATGGAACAGTCCGAGTGGTGAACGAAGAGGGAGAGAATTGTATTTTACGACCGGAAGAGCAGGCCGTTTGCAAAAAGGGTGAGTCGGATATTGGTGTGCAGAAAGTTAATACAGCACTGTACACTTCCTGGAAGGACGGGTATTATGCTTTTGACAAGCAATCTTTAGGTGAGATAATGCGAACCTTGGAACGTTGGTATGACATTCATGTAGTTTTTGTTGATGATGCAGAAAAATTGCGTTTCTCAGGACGGGTGAAACGATATGAAGATATAACAAATTTATTAACAATGATAAAACTGACGAATGATGTAGATTTTACAATTGAAAACCGGACAATAATCGTAGGTGTTAACAAAAACCGGAAATAG